In the Mytilus galloprovincialis chromosome 10, xbMytGall1.hap1.1, whole genome shotgun sequence genome, one interval contains:
- the LOC143048254 gene encoding superoxide dismutase [Cu-Zn]-like: MAANIKAVCVLKGDGAVTGTVAFSQQNGDSAVTVTGELTGLAPGEHGFHVHEFGDNTNGCTSAGSHFNPFGKTHGAPGDEERHVGDLGNVLANADGKAEIKITDAKLSLTGPQSIIGRTVVVHADIDDLGKGGHELSKTTGNAGGRLACGVIGISKV, encoded by the exons ATGGCAGCTAATATAAAAGCAGTTTGTGTCTTGAAAGGAGATGGTGCTGTTACAGGAACAGTCGCTTTCAGTcaacag AATGGTGATTCAGCAGTGACAGTGACAGGAGAGTTAACTGGGCTAGCTCCAGGAGAACATGGTTTCCACGTTCACGAGTTTGGAGACAACACAAATG GTTGTACTAGTGCAGGATCTCATTTCAACCCATTTGGAAAGACCCATGGTGCACCAGGAGATGAAGAAAGACATGTTGGTGATCTGGGAAATGTATTAGCGAATGCAGATGGAAAAGCAGAAATTAAAATAACAGATGCAAAGCTATCCCTAACTGGTCCCCAGTCTATCATAGGAAGAACAGTAGTA GTCCATGCTGATATAGATGACTTGGGTAAAGGTGGCCATGAGCTAAGCAAGACAACAGGCAATGCTGGGGGTCGTCTGGCTTGTGGTGTCATTGGAATTTCAAAGGTGTAA